The Humulus lupulus chromosome 4, drHumLupu1.1, whole genome shotgun sequence genome has a window encoding:
- the LOC133832771 gene encoding uncharacterized protein LOC133832771 codes for MFCRRLLMESLLLLLLVVITSLHESSYAENTRPVVCSSSSCGTISNIKSPFRLTTDPLSCGDLRYNLSCENNITVLNLPIQHGYTNKFNYQRYYVLEINYNNYTIRVVDPNFHKLHQNYSSFFTNITLSSGDFRLYDSYEARFALDTRTYSIFHEKYRKVAKTLVLVNCERVVKNSSYIDATPCILKSNNSSFIWSYYLLDIAEMSPSELEESCWVQQVSLVDETSFQGSKPSCYVINKQLALGFQLSWIQSFDKTEGIRQICRLNEKSNKVSCSYYFSTCIFRETFRPNERNQKCDSSEIFLSNVMFCTKYYLCDIGRNIYIGKVTFHSDIVFIFITYCFISAAP; via the exons ATGTTTTGCAGACGATTATTGATGgagtctcttcttcttcttctcttggtGGTAATAACATCGCTCCATGAAAGTAGCTACGCAGAGAATACGAGACCTGTTGTGTGTTCTTCTTCATCATGTGGTACTATCTCTAATATAAAATCTCCTTTCCGACTCACCACTGATCCATTGAGCTGTGGAGACTTAAGGTACAATCTTTCTTGTGAGAACAACATTACAGTCTTAAACTTGCCTATTCAACATGGATAcacaaataaatttaattatcaaAGATACTACGTACTGGAAATCAACTATAACAACTATACGATTCGAGTTGTTGATCCCAATTTTCACAAACTTCATCAAAACTATTCATCCTTCTTCACCAACATTACTTTGTCCTCTGGAGATTTCAGATTATATGATAGTTATGAAGCACGATTTGCTTTGGACACAAGAACATATAGTATTTTTCATGAAAAGTACCGAAAAGTTGCGAAAACTCTAGTGTTGGTTAACTGTGAAAGAGTAGTGAAGAATTCTTCTTACATTGATGCAACTCCTTGCATATTAAAGAGTAATAATAGCAGTTTTATTTGGTCTTATTATCTATTGGATATTGCTGAAATGAGTCCTTCTGAGTTGGAGGAGTCCTGTTGGGTACAACAAGTGAGTCTCGTAGATGAAACAAGCTTTCAAGGATCCAAACCTTCTTGTTATGTCATCAACAAGCAGCTAGCTCTAGGGTTTCAGCTTTCATGGATCCAAAGCTTTGACAAAACAGAAGGGATTCGACAAATTTGTCGCCTCAACGAAAAGTCCAACAAAGTTAGCTGTAGTTATTATTTTTCTACATGCATATTTAGAGAAACGTTCAGACCAAATGAAAGAAATCAAAAGTGTG ACTCGTCCGAAATATTTTTGAGCAATGTTATGTTTTGCACAAAAT ATTACTTATGCGATATAGGAAGGAACATATATATTGGTAAGGTTACATTTCATTCAGATATAGTTTTCAtatttattacttattgtttTATAAG TGCTGCCCCATAA